Proteins encoded by one window of Gemmatimonadaceae bacterium:
- a CDS encoding phosphopentomutase, with protein MSRRACILVLDGVGIGEAADADEYGDEGSHTLANTARAVGGFDLPNLERAGLGNLAPIAGLSVVAAPTAAHGVLCPMSKGKDSTTGHWELAGVHLARPFPTYPQGFPQDVIDEFSRRTGRPCLGNVVGSGTAMLDQFGAEHVRTGAWIVYTSADSVFQVAAHEHIVPLAELHEACARARAMLVPPHNVSRVIARPFVGRDGAWERTRNRRDFSVESPDPTLLDALAVAGISRTGVGKVDDLFARRGLEGGHTASNAEGIRRILDWLGHSDGFCFANLVDFDQSFGHRNDAPGFYGALREFDAALPDLTHALREDDLLFITADHGNDPTTPSTDHARENVPVLVFGPRVRPVALGLRPTFSDLGATVADWMGLEFRGRGTSFLPVMLG; from the coding sequence GTGAGCCGCCGCGCCTGCATTCTCGTGCTGGACGGTGTCGGCATCGGCGAGGCGGCCGATGCCGATGAGTATGGAGACGAGGGATCGCATACCCTCGCCAACACCGCGCGCGCCGTGGGCGGGTTCGACCTGCCGAACCTCGAGCGCGCGGGGCTTGGCAACCTCGCCCCGATTGCCGGGCTGTCGGTCGTTGCCGCGCCCACTGCGGCGCACGGCGTTCTGTGCCCGATGTCCAAGGGCAAGGACAGCACCACCGGACACTGGGAGCTGGCGGGGGTGCATCTGGCCAGGCCGTTTCCCACGTACCCGCAAGGCTTCCCGCAGGACGTCATCGACGAGTTCTCGCGGCGCACCGGCCGCCCCTGCCTCGGAAATGTCGTGGGCAGCGGAACGGCCATGCTCGACCAGTTTGGCGCCGAACATGTGCGCACCGGGGCCTGGATCGTCTACACTTCCGCCGACTCCGTCTTCCAGGTGGCGGCGCACGAGCACATCGTGCCGCTCGCGGAGTTGCACGAGGCCTGTGCCCGCGCCCGGGCCATGCTGGTCCCGCCACATAACGTGTCGCGGGTGATCGCGCGCCCCTTTGTCGGCCGGGACGGCGCCTGGGAGCGCACCAGGAACCGGCGCGACTTCTCCGTGGAGTCGCCCGACCCCACGCTCCTCGATGCCCTGGCCGTCGCCGGCATTTCGCGCACCGGGGTCGGGAAGGTGGACGATCTCTTCGCCCGGCGGGGGCTGGAGGGGGGGCATACGGCCTCCAATGCCGAGGGCATCCGGCGGATTCTCGACTGGTTGGGCCATAGCGATGGGTTCTGCTTCGCCAACCTAGTAGATTTCGACCAGTCCTTCGGGCACCGAAACGACGCTCCGGGGTTCTATGGAGCGTTGCGGGAATTTGATGCCGCCTTGCCCGACTTGACGCACGCCCTTCGTGAGGATGACCTGCTGTTCATAACCGCTGACCATGGCAACGATCCGACGACTCCGTCGACCGACCATGCCCGGGAGAATGTTCCCGTGCTGGTGTTCGGTCCGCGGGTGCGTCCCGTCGCGCTCGGCTTGCGACCGACCTTCTCCGACCTCGGCGCGACGGTGGCCGACTGGATGGGTCTTGAATTCCGCGGGCGCGGCACGTCGTTCCTTCCGGTGATGCTCGGCTGA
- a CDS encoding cytidine deaminase: protein MPDARTLAALRAAALAAMEQAYAPYSKFRVGAALLTPEGDIIVGCNVENASYPAGTCAERAAIGAAVVRGVRAFTHVVVATEASTPTPPCGICRQVLHEFAPTCQVISVTRGGAEAEWPLADLLPYAFESSSLRDA, encoded by the coding sequence ATGCCAGACGCCCGCACGCTCGCCGCGCTGCGCGCGGCTGCCCTGGCCGCCATGGAGCAGGCGTACGCGCCGTACTCGAAGTTCCGGGTCGGGGCCGCGCTGCTCACGCCGGAGGGCGACATCATCGTCGGGTGCAACGTCGAGAACGCGTCGTACCCGGCCGGCACCTGCGCCGAGCGCGCGGCGATCGGCGCTGCGGTGGTGCGCGGGGTGCGCGCATTCACGCACGTCGTGGTGGCCACCGAGGCGAGCACGCCCACGCCGCCGTGCGGGATCTGCCGCCAGGTGTTGCATGAATTCGCGCCGACCTGCCAGGTCATCAGCGTGACCCGCGGCGGCGCCGAGGCCGAATGGCCCCTGGCGGATCTGCTGCCGTATGCCTTTGAGTCTTCGTCGCTGCGAGACGCATGA
- the mazG gene encoding nucleoside triphosphate pyrophosphohydrolase, which translates to MQEKKTLDDALAIMRDLRTRDAWDRAQTHASLRPYLNEEMHELDDALMAGDDAATCSELGDVLLQVLFHSIIAEERGAFDVGDVAGSLVAKMVKRHPWLYGQRDNRETTERQQRDNRDLADDSKREPWEQMKARGRKSLAEGLPQGLPSLHRAHRLQERAAGVGFDWPDAKGPSDKVREELQEVAELIEREGHEFPTHGVPSGDPRHAALEGELGDLLFAVVNLCRKCGVHPALALDSANAKFQRRFEAIEVLAAARGIDVRTAGLSVLDAMWDEVKRGE; encoded by the coding sequence ATGCAAGAAAAGAAGACGCTCGACGACGCGCTGGCCATCATGCGGGACCTGCGCACCCGCGACGCCTGGGACCGGGCGCAGACGCACGCCTCGCTGCGCCCTTACCTCAACGAGGAGATGCACGAACTCGACGACGCGCTGATGGCCGGCGACGACGCGGCGACGTGCAGCGAACTGGGCGACGTGCTGCTGCAGGTGCTCTTCCACTCGATCATCGCCGAGGAGCGGGGCGCGTTTGACGTGGGCGACGTCGCGGGCTCTTTAGTGGCGAAGATGGTGAAGCGGCATCCGTGGCTGTACGGGCAGAGAGACAACAGAGAGACAACAGAGAGACAACAGAGAGACAACAGGGACCTCGCGGACGACTCGAAGCGCGAACCGTGGGAGCAGATGAAGGCGCGGGGGCGCAAGTCGCTGGCGGAGGGGCTGCCGCAGGGACTGCCCAGCCTGCATCGTGCGCATCGCCTGCAGGAGCGGGCGGCCGGCGTCGGGTTCGACTGGCCTGATGCGAAGGGACCGTCGGACAAGGTGCGCGAGGAGCTGCAGGAGGTGGCGGAACTGATCGAGCGGGAGGGCCACGAGTTCCCGACGCATGGCGTGCCGAGCGGCGACCCTCGGCACGCGGCGCTCGAGGGCGAACTGGGCGACCTGCTCTTTGCCGTGGTGAACCTGTGCCGGAAATGCGGCGTGCACCCGGCCCTCGCGCTCGACAGCGCCAATGCCAAGTTCCAGCGCCGTTTTGAGGCGATCGAGGTGCTCGCGGCCGCGCGCGGTATCGACGTGCGCACCGCGGGGCTCTCCGTGCTCGACGCCATGTGGGACGAGGTGAAGCGCGGCGAGTAG
- the alr gene encoding alanine racemase, protein MNTQSTAAETTRAWVDVDLGALVRNGTALQRHAGVPLVPMVKADAYGLGAVACARALERLDPHGFGVATVREVEELRDAGIDRPIYVFSPLLPSDFAAARAARATVTLGDPAAISAWVESGGGTWHLAIETGMHRAGIRWDQVGQVTDLVRAHPPAGAFTHFHSAERNDGSWERQEARFREALAALPAPPALLHAQNSAGIVRRGTSPWSFARPGVFLYGVGSGDGAPLYPEPVAHVRARVLETHDLQDGDTVSYLATWRSVGPRRVATLGIGYADGYRRALGNKGPALLNGARTCIAGVVTMDMTMIDVSDIACRTGDIVTLVGRDGDDVITVEQVAEFADFMSPYEVLTGLRQRLPRRYHEQVP, encoded by the coding sequence ATGAACACGCAATCTACAGCGGCGGAAACGACGCGCGCCTGGGTCGACGTCGACCTCGGGGCGCTGGTGCGCAACGGGACCGCATTGCAGCGGCATGCCGGCGTCCCGCTCGTCCCCATGGTAAAAGCGGACGCCTACGGCCTCGGCGCCGTGGCCTGCGCCCGGGCCCTCGAGCGCCTCGACCCCCACGGGTTCGGCGTGGCGACCGTGCGCGAGGTCGAGGAGCTGCGCGACGCCGGGATTGACCGCCCGATCTACGTCTTCTCGCCCTTGCTGCCGTCGGACTTCGCGGCGGCGCGCGCCGCGCGGGCCACCGTCACGCTGGGTGATCCCGCGGCGATCTCCGCCTGGGTGGAGAGCGGCGGCGGGACGTGGCACCTGGCCATCGAGACCGGCATGCACCGCGCCGGCATTCGCTGGGACCAGGTGGGCCAGGTGACGGATCTCGTCCGGGCGCATCCGCCCGCCGGCGCCTTCACGCATTTCCATTCGGCCGAGCGGAATGACGGATCGTGGGAGCGCCAGGAGGCGCGATTCCGCGAGGCGCTCGCCGCGCTCCCGGCACCGCCAGCGCTGCTGCACGCACAGAACAGCGCCGGTATCGTGCGCCGCGGCACGTCACCCTGGTCGTTCGCGCGCCCGGGGGTCTTCCTGTACGGCGTCGGATCGGGTGACGGCGCGCCACTCTATCCCGAACCCGTGGCGCACGTGCGCGCCCGCGTCCTCGAGACGCACGACCTGCAGGATGGCGATACGGTGAGCTATCTCGCGACCTGGCGGTCCGTCGGACCTCGCCGCGTGGCGACGCTCGGCATCGGGTACGCCGACGGCTATCGGCGGGCGCTGGGGAACAAGGGACCGGCGCTCCTCAACGGCGCGCGCACCTGCATTGCCGGCGTCGTGACGATGGACATGACCATGATTGACGTCAGCGACATCGCGTGCCGAACCGGTGACATCGTCACGCTCGTCGGCCGGGACGGTGACGACGTCATCACGGTGGAGCAGGTGGCCGAGTTCGCCGATTTCATGTCGCCCTACGAGGTGCTGACCGGACTGCGGCAGCGCCTGCCGCGCCGCTATCACGAGCAGGTGCCGTGA